In Citrobacter sp. RHB25-C09, the following proteins share a genomic window:
- the pta gene encoding phosphate acetyltransferase has translation MIIERARQLAQSAPARVVFPDALDERVLKAAHYLQQHKLARPILVASPFALRQFALSHRIALDGIQVIDPHSNVAMREAFAQRWQARAGEKTPPDAVEKLNDPLMFAAAMVSAGSADVCIAGNLSSTANVLRAGLRIIGLQPGCKTLSSIFLMLPQYVGPALGFADCSVVPQPTAAQLADIAIASADTWSGITGEEPRVAMLSFSSNGSARHPNVANVQQATEIVRERAPQLIVDGELQFDAAFVPEVAAQKAPASPLRGNANVMVFPSLEAGNIGYKIAQRLGGYRAVGPLIQGLAAPLHDLSRGCSVQEIIELALVASVPRQTDMSRERDSQTLVV, from the coding sequence ATGATTATTGAACGCGCCCGCCAGCTTGCCCAGAGCGCTCCGGCGCGGGTGGTCTTTCCGGACGCCTTAGACGAGCGCGTGCTGAAGGCCGCGCACTATCTGCAACAGCATAAGCTGGCGCGTCCCATTCTGGTGGCCAGTCCGTTTGCTCTGCGCCAGTTCGCGCTTAGTCATCGTATCGCGCTGGACGGGATTCAGGTCATCGACCCGCACAGCAACGTGGCGATGCGTGAGGCGTTCGCCCAGCGCTGGCAGGCGCGTGCAGGCGAGAAAACACCGCCGGATGCCGTTGAAAAACTCAACGACCCGCTGATGTTTGCCGCGGCAATGGTCAGCGCGGGCAGCGCTGACGTCTGTATCGCGGGCAACCTTTCTTCGACCGCCAACGTGCTGCGTGCAGGTTTGCGCATTATCGGGCTCCAGCCGGGCTGCAAAACGCTGTCCTCCATTTTTCTCATGTTGCCGCAGTACGTCGGCCCAGCGTTAGGGTTTGCCGACTGTAGCGTGGTGCCGCAGCCGACGGCGGCGCAGTTGGCGGATATCGCTATCGCCAGCGCTGATACCTGGAGCGGGATTACCGGAGAAGAGCCGCGGGTGGCGATGCTGTCGTTCTCAAGCAACGGCAGCGCCCGTCATCCCAACGTCGCGAACGTTCAGCAGGCGACGGAGATTGTCCGTGAACGCGCACCCCAGCTCATCGTCGACGGCGAGCTGCAGTTTGATGCCGCCTTCGTGCCGGAGGTGGCTGCACAAAAAGCCCCCGCCAGTCCGCTACGCGGTAACGCCAACGTGATGGTCTTTCCATCGCTGGAGGCAGGAAATATTGGCTACAAGATCGCCCAGCGTCTCGGGGGCTATCGCGCGGTCGGGCCTCTGATTCAGGGGCTTGCCGCACCGCTTCATGACCTTTCCCGAGGCTGTAGCGTACAGGAAATTATCGAACTGGCGTTGGTGGCATCTGTGCCGCGCCAGACTGACATGAGCCGCGAACGCGACTCGCAAACCCTGGTTGTATAA
- the eutT gene encoding ethanolamine utilization cob(I)yrinic acid a,c-diamide adenosyltransferase EutT encodes MKDFITEAWLRANHTLSEGAEIHLPADARLTPSARELLEGRRLRIKFLDEQGRLFVDDEQQQPQPVHGLTSSDSHPQACCELCRQPVAKKPDTLTHLTADKMVAKSDPRLGFRAALDSTIALAVWLQIELAESWQPWLADIRSRLGNIMRADAMDEPLAAQAIVGLCEDDLHRLSHQPLRYLDHDHLVPEASHGRDAALLNLLRTKIRETETIAAQVFITRSFEVLRPDIMQALNRLSSAVYVMMILCVTKRPLTVSQIQQRLGGEQ; translated from the coding sequence ATGAAAGATTTCATCACCGAAGCGTGGCTCAGAGCGAACCATACGCTCAGCGAGGGAGCAGAAATACATCTCCCCGCCGACGCCCGCCTGACGCCTTCTGCCAGGGAGTTGCTGGAAGGTCGCCGCCTGCGCATCAAGTTTCTTGATGAACAGGGCCGTCTGTTTGTCGATGACGAACAGCAGCAGCCGCAGCCGGTACACGGTTTAACCAGTAGCGACAGCCATCCGCAGGCCTGCTGCGAACTGTGCCGCCAGCCGGTAGCGAAAAAGCCCGACACCCTGACCCATTTAACCGCCGACAAAATGGTCGCCAAGAGCGACCCGCGCCTCGGCTTTCGTGCCGCGCTGGACAGCACTATCGCGCTGGCGGTGTGGCTGCAAATCGAGCTGGCGGAGTCCTGGCAGCCGTGGCTGGCGGATATTCGTTCGCGGCTGGGCAACATTATGCGTGCTGATGCCATGGATGAGCCGCTGGCGGCGCAGGCAATTGTCGGGCTTTGCGAAGACGATCTGCACCGGCTGTCTCATCAGCCGCTGCGCTATCTCGATCACGATCATCTGGTGCCGGAAGCGAGCCACGGCCGTGATGCCGCGCTGCTGAATCTGCTGCGTACCAAAATTCGCGAGACGGAAACGATCGCCGCTCAGGTGTTCATCACCCGCAGCTTCGAGGTGTTGCGCCCTGACATCATGCAGGCGCTGAACCGCCTTTCCAGCGCGGTCTACGTGATGATGATTCTCTGTGTCACGAAACGTCCGCTCACCGTCAGCCAGATCCAACAGCGACTGGGAGGTGAACAATGA